The genomic window CTCGGATATGTAAAAGACTACGCCGACTTCGGGTATGAGCCAGCCTATATGGGCCTCGCCCCAGTCGGGGCCATCGCCAAGGTCCTGTCGAAGGCTCGCTTGACCCTCAAGGACTTTGCAGTCTGTGAAATCAACGAAGCCTTTGCGTCCGTGGTATTGGGGATCACTCGCATTCTGGACTCATCGTCTCTCATGGAGCGCAAGTTTGGCCGCTATGGATGGACTGAACGTCTCGGCGAAATCCCAATCGACGATCTCAATCCGCATGGCGGGGCTATCGCCCTCGGTCATCCGGTCGGTGTTTCCGGTCTACGGTTGGCCACGACCTCCTTGTTTGAGCTCAAACGGCGGCATGCGGAGCGGGCATTGATCAGTATGTGTGTCGGGGGCGGACAGGGTGTGGCGATGATCTTGGAGAGGAAATAGAGATGTCAGGCGAATTCAGGCATTTCAAGACCACAGTCGCTGACGGGGGAATTCTCCTTGCAGGTTTTGATTACGCGGGTAAGTCGGTCAATGTGCTCAATGGTGAGAGCCTCTCTGAATGGCAGGAGATCGTCCGGTTTGCGCAACATTCCACCGCCGTCAAAGGCGTGGTGCTGACGAGCCTGAAAGAAGGAAATTTCTGTGCCGGAGCCGATTTGGAACAGATGCATGACGCACAGCAGCGCCATTCCTTTCAGGAGTTAGAGCAACTGGTCATTACTGCCCACAGAGTCTTTGGCGAAATGGAGCGCTCGCCAAAACCTTTTGTCGCCGCGGTGGAAGGCGCCTGTCTGGGCGGAGGGCTCGAACTGGCGCTGGCCTGCCATGCGCGGCTTGCCAGTGCTCATGGGAGGACCTGCTTTGCCCTGCCGGAGGTCAAGCTTGGTATTCTGCCCGGATTTGGGGGTACGCAGCGCCTTCCACGGTTAATCGGCTTACCGGCGGCTTTGGACATGATCGCAACGGGAAAGACAATTTTCCCTCGGCAGGCTTTGAAAATAGGCCTTGCGGAAGCAATGGTGACGTCTATCCCCTCTACGGTTCGAACCCTTGAGGAGGTTGCGAAAGAAACCCTCGTTCACGTCGCCATTGCGCGGGCCTGTGAACTTGGGTCGACTCCTCTTCGACCACGGCAGCTCCGGGCTAACGAGAGGCTCTTCAGCGTCCCAGTGATTCGTTCGCTGGTGTGTCGCTATGCGCGACGTCAGGTCATCAAGCGAGTCAGGCATTTTTATCCCGCTCCGCTTCGTGCCATCGATGCAGTGGAGAAGGGGATGCATCTGAGTGTCTTGGAGGGATCACTAAAAGTCGAGAAGCCGCTCTTGCTGGACCTTATGGCCGGCCCGATCTCTGTACACCTCGTTGGTCTGTTCCTGAGAGGCGAGGAGGTGAAACGGAGGGTTGCTCCCGTTCCGGAGGCTGTGACTCGCATTGGTGTGCTGGGAGCCGGCTTGATGGGCTCCCAAATCGCCGGGCAGCTCGCCGAAAAAGGGTATTCGACCGTGCTGCGGGATGTGGCGTCGAACATTCTCGCGACGGCGATGGGCAGGATCCATCAAGGGCAGGCTGTCCAGGTGCGTAAGCGGATCATCCTTCCTTCCGAGCTGCGCTATCGAATGATGCGGATTACACCAACCACTGACCTCAGGGATGTAAGCGTTGCCTCTCTTGTGATCGAGGCGGTGTCGGAGAAACTGGACGTGAAACGGGCGGTGCTTGCGGAGTTTGAGTCCGAGGCACGACCCGACGCGATATTTGCCACCAACACGTCATCGTACACCTTGGCCGACATTGCCGTGAAGGCTGCTCATCCTGAACGGTGTGTCGGACTCCACTTCTTCAATCCTGTCGCCAAAATGCAGTTGGTGGAGGTGGTGCGAGCGCCCTTCACATCCGACAGGGTTTTGGCGCAGGCCTGCATTGTGGCGAAGCGCCTGGGCAAGTTTCCGCTGGTGGTGCGTGACGGACCAGGATTCCTCGTTAACAGAATCCTCTCACGCTATTTGGCAGAGGCCGTGATCATGGTGGGAGAGGGTATCTCTCTTCGGCGCATTGACGCGATCGCCAAAAACTTTGGCATGGCAGTGGACAGCGGGCATCCGATGGGTCCTCTCGAACTCGTCGACCTGATCGGACTTCCGGTCGCCATGCATGTCCTGACTTCGCTCGCCGCGTTAGGATCTCGAATAGAATCCCGCGACGCGCTGCTGCGGAATTTCCTTTCCGCCAAGAAGCCGGTGACATTTTGGAAGTCAGGTAAAGAGAATGCGCAGGCGCTTGAACTCATTGCACACTATCGTCGTACAGAGTCTTCGGCGGTTGATTCCGTCTCCGACGACATCCTTCAGCAGCGCTTATTTCTTCCCATGGTTGACGAAGCGGTGCGCTGTCTGCACGACAAGATTGTGGAGCATCCCTGGCAGGTTGATTTTGCTCTCACGTATGGGATTGGGTTTCCCGCGTTCCGTGGAGGTCTGCTTACATGGGCTCGCCAGACCATGACACCTGGACAGATAGCCCAGGCATTGGAAGCGCTGGCGATCAAGTACGGCAAACGGTTTGAGCCTTGTCCGAGTCTCTTGAGCGGTGGGTGGTAGTGGTGAGAGGGTGTTGAGTTAACTCGCTCCAAGCGGAGTGCTGCATGCGTGAACAACCGTGGTTCTTACATTATCCCGAGGGAGTCCCCCACGAGCTCTCGCTTTACTCCGAGACGCTCCTATCGATGTTGTCCCGGAGCGCGAAACGGTTTTCACGCCGGCCGGCTCTCTACTTCTTCGGCAAGACGCTCTCATATCAGGAATGTTACTCGCTCGTGGAGCGATTTGCCTGCGGGCTGGCGGCGTTGGGAGTTCGGAAGGGTGATCGCGTTGCCCTCTGTCTTCCAAATTCTCCGCAGGCAGTCATCGCCTACTTCGGCATATTAAGGGCGGGGGGCATCGTCGTGGCCTGCAACCCCACCTATACGGAACACGAGCTGTCGCACCAGCTGCGAGATGCGGGGGCGCGAGTGATCGTAGTTCTCGACTTGATGTACCAGAAAATCCAGCAGCTGGACCTGGACCTGATCATCGTCACCCGGATCACCGATTTCATGACGACGATCGCGAAGTATATCTATCGACATCGCAACGGCCAACCGCCTCCTGAGATCCCGGCGAAGGATACGACGCTGTTTTTCCACGATGTGCTGGATCGCGTGACCCCCGTCGCGCCGAAGGACCTTCCGGTCGTGACGCCGGACGATATCGCGCTCCTTCAATATACAGGGGGCACCACCGGCATATCCAAAGGAGCGGAGCTGCGTCACCGCAATCTGACGGCCAACATTCAGCAACTCATCAGCTGGTTTGCGCCCGCCGAACGAGTGGAGAGCTTTCTCGCGGCGCTGCCTCTCTTTCATGTGTTTGGAATGACGGTCACGCAAAATATCTGCCTGGCCGTCGGAGGGTGTATGGTGCTAGTCCCTGACCCTCGGAACATGTCTGTTCTGCTGACGATTCTTCGCAAGAAGCAACCCACCGTGATCACACTTGTTCCTGCTCTTGTGCGAAAGCTTCTCGACCATTGTGATGCGAACGATTTCAAGGCGACGAGATTTGTAATTTGCGGGGGAGCCGCGCTGCCCTATGAACTCCTGAAAACATTCAAAGAAAAGACTGGCCACATGATTGTTGAAGGATACGGCCTCTCAGAAGCCTCACCGGTGACGCACTGCAATATTCCCCGCGGTCTCTCGGTCAAGCGGTCTATCGGATTGCCGATCGCAAACACTGAGGCAAAAATCGTCGACGAGACGGGTCGTGAAGTCCCGGTTGGCGAGGTCGGTGAACTCTGGGTGCGGGGTCCACAAGTGATGCAGGGGTACTGGAACAATCCTGTGGAAACAGCGAACGTGCTGAAGCCCGAGGGATGGCTCGCGACCGGCGACGTCGCGCGCGCCGATCCAGATGGCTTCTTCTACATCGTGGATCGCAAGAAGAATATGATTCTGTCAACCTCCGGCTTTAATGTGTACCCAGCCGAGATTGAGCAGGTGCTCGCTCTTCATCCGCATGTCAGTGAGGCGGCCGTCATCGGAGTGCAGCTCAGGGACGGGTGCGAATCGATTAAGGCGTTTGTTGTCATCACGGTTGAACACGTCTCTGCGGACGACCTCCTCGCACATTGCCGACGTTACCTGGCATCCTACAAGGTTCCTAAGAAGATTGAGTTCCGCAAGGAACTACCCAGATCGATTCTTGGAAAGACACTGCACCGGGTGTTGCGCGTTGAAGAAACGGAGCGACTCTCCCTTCAACGTTCCTAGGCGTCACAGGGGGAAGGACGGGGGCCAACCGGGCGAAAACGTCCCTGAACGCAAGGCAGGTCGCCAACATATCGAGCCAGCGCCAACGCGGCAGAGAGTCCGGGCGATTCAATGCCTACCAGATTGATGAGCGGCGGGTCTTTCCTGTCTACGGAGACAATGAAGTCGCTCTTGCGCTGATCTTCTTTCACAACACAAGGCCGGATTCCGGAATAAGCCCACCGAAGATCGCCTTCTTCCAGGGCCGGAAGGAATTTCTTCAAGGCGTCGAGGAACACGCCCGGCGGTGTCTTGCGCGACGTATAGTCCGTTTTATTGTGGATTGCCACCTCGTTGGGTCCCAGGAACACCTGTCCATTCGGACGGGGGCCGAAATGAATCCCCTTGCCGGTTGCTTGAGGAGGTAGGGCAGGGTACACCAAACGGTTAATAAGGTGCTTTTTCTCTGCGGTGACCACCTCGTAGTACTCACCCCGCAGGGGGCTGATGGTATACTTATTATTATGTAGGGCAAGAGTGGCAACATCGTCGGCATGGAGGCCTGCAGCATTGATTAAGCACGTAGCACGGATTTGCTGATGATCGGTGGTGACGATGTAGGAAGCCGCCTCTTCATCGATGCCGATCACTCGGTTAGTGAAAAGATACTCGGCACCAGTAGCTTCCGAGTCGGTCTTGAGTGATTGCACAAAGGCGAGCGAATCGATGACACAGACGCTTGGAATGACAATGCCACAGCAGGCACGAAGATGGGGTTCCCACGTCTGTAATCCCGACGGCGTCACAAACGACATCCGGATTTTGGTCTTCCAGGCGTTGATCCACAGACGCCGGAGCATGGACATCTCACGCCAGAGACCTCGGCGGATATCCTCGCGCGAAATGGCGATGACCATGCCTGTTTGGAGCAGGGGGATGTTGTGCTGTAACGCGTATGACACCGTCGATGCGCTTCCCTCTCGTGCCAATAGGGCCTTCAATGAACGGGGATGTTCGTGGATTCCACTATGGAGCACACCGCTGTTGCGCCCGCTGGTCTCTTCTCCCACCCGCGCGCGTTGTTCCAGTACGGCGATGCGGAGCGGAGCGGTCCACTGCCGCCGCCCTAACTCTCGGGCAATGGCGCATCCGACGACCCCGGCTCCTACAATGCAGACATCGTACGAGTTCATTGGGTGGGGTCCCTTCTGTCCGGACACTGGCCGAGCAAGCTATGCGCTGGGCGTTTTAGCGCACCCACGTCGTTGGCAACATCGTGTAGCCGTCTTGGCACCCTATAGGTGTTCTGGGTATGCAAAGCTGGGGAATTCGCATGTCTGATCATCTGTCGAACAAATACGGGAAGATTCTGTTCGTCTTTTGCGGCGGTGGGTGTAAGGCTGTCATCCAGGCGGCTGCGGCTGCAGAATTGGTCAATGCCGGCTTGATACCAGCCCACATCATGAGTTCCTCAGCTGGAACCTGCAATGCTCTCGGCTTCGTCGAGAATCCCGGAGTAGTCGGAGCCGAGAAAACTCTCCGCATCTGGGAAGAATATATCACCTCTCCGGAGGCGATCTACGAAGTCCACCCGTTCCTCCGCGAGAAATTGGCACGTCTCTTAGGGGTTGTACCACGGGTGACTCAGGGCTGGGGGCCGAGCGGATCGATACTCCACGATCTGAGGAGGGCACTCAAGTTTCTGCCGCTGGTCCTATCCTTTTGTGTGCGCATGCCGTTCCGCGTAGCGGGTCGCACCGTGAGTCTTATATTTCGCCTCATGGACACATTTGAATCCCAGCACAAGTCATTCCGGCGGCTCGTGCAGGCGCCTGAAGTCCAAGAAGCGTTCGACGAAGTGGATAAATATTTTGAATTCAAGAGGATGAAGGCCTTCCTGGATCCATTCCCGCTTTTAGCGAGACTCGGTGAGCAGATTGACCTGCAGAAGGTGCTCGCAAGCCCCACCGTGTGGCATATCCTGACTGAACGGTATGAAGATGGAGCGACCGTGATCTTTTCAAACAAGGACCGAGATCTCGCGATGGATGAATCTGAAGACGCGCGGATCCAGAAATCCAAACATGATGTCTTCTTTAAGCGTATCCGCGCCTCCATGGCTTTGTACCCTTTGTTTGAGATGGTTGAAATAGACGGCTACCGATACCTCGATGCTGATCTCGCCAATCCCCTCCCGGTTGAAGAGGCTCTCAGCCTCGGATGCGATACGGTGTTCATCTTTCTCAACGTTCCGAGGAAGAGTGTTCGTGTTGACCCACACCCCTTGCGGGATCTTCTCGAGTTAAACGACCTGCTACGATTGAATGAGCGATACATCCACCACCGCCTCACGGAAGCACAGATGAAAGCCAAGGAGATGGGAGTCAATCTTTTTGTCATCCGCCCAGACGCGATCCCTCCTGGCCTCGGATTGCTGGAGATTGATGGCAAGGTGATCGAATTGGTGAAGAATTACGAGCGAAAACGGATGAAGGAATATCTCGAACATTTGGACGCACACAACCTCCGATTTGCGCCATCCATTAGCGCTGATTCCTAACTCCAACCACTTCTGTCTTCGCATTGATTCCGGAGATCCCATGCCTCGTGTGGTGAGAATCGGCCATCGTGGAGCTGCTGGTCATGCTCCGGAAAACACGTTGGCCGCGATTCAAAGAGGGATCGAATTGCAAGTCGACTTTGTGGAGATTGACGTGCGCTGCACGGCAGACGGGATCCTAGTGGCTCTTCATGATGCGACAATCAGTCGAACAACCAACGGAAAAGGACGAGTCGACTCCTTGTCACTGCGGGAAGTACAGGCGTTCAACGCGGGGAATGGTGAACACGTTCCAACGCTTGATGAAGTGCTCAAGGCGGCTTCCGGTAAAACAGGTCTGATGTTAGAACTCAAGGTCGAAGGAGTGGCGCAGCAGACTGTCGACGCGGTCCGCGAGGCTGGATTCAGCTACCCGGTAATCTATGCCTCTTTCCTGCACGGCGAACTGACCCAAGTTCGATCGGTCGATCCAGAGGCGGCACTCATGGTGCTGTTCAGTCGGCTACCCCGGGCACCGGTTGCTCGTGCAAGGGAATATAGATCCGCATACGTCGGTCTTCGGCATGACACGGTCACCCGCCGCCTGGTCGATGCCTTCCACCAGGAGAACCTGCTCGTGTGGGTCTATACGGCAGACAGCATCAGCGAGATCCAGCGCGCATTAGCGCTCGGCGTTGACGGTGTGATTTCGAACTTTCCGGACCGCATCGGGAGACAATAGTTCGCCTTTGTCGTTCTCCATCCTACCCAAGCCCCCTCGGCGGCGGCGTCAAGAAGAGTTTTGGCGAGTGTAATGCTCTTCTGAATGTTGCTAGACAACGCTGTGAAGTTTTGATGAAGGTGATTATCTTTCCACGATCGGTGCGGTACGCCCGCGCGAAGTTGCAGACTAGACGACCTTGGTCAAAGGTAATTATCCGACTCGTTGGCGAGAGGTTTCGCTCAACACACACAGCGTGAAAAACGAACAAGGCTCCTCGGAGTAACTGTCACTCTCAACATTGATCTGTGCGGAAGGCTATATCGATACAATTAAGCGGCGCTCTGGGAGCGGTTTGCGATGTGTTGGCAAGTTGGGTGTATTCAGGTCGAATGAGGTTATTTCAGGCGGTTTGTGCTCTGGAACGAACACGTCGGGAACACGCAGGTTTTGTACCTACCGAGCCTCTTCTCCTCTGAGGGTTGGAGCAATTCGTTTTCCGGCCAATCACAGATTAACAGGTTGCTTGTGGTAGGCCAATCATCTAGCGGCACCCCGAATCGGTCGGATCAGTGCCTTTTGGCGGCAGGCTAGGCTCTCGGTACCAGATGGACCGCGCCGGCTTTCATCGCGGCGATCACCGAACTCCCGACATTCAGCGATAAATCTTCCAACGCCCCTCGGGTGACCATCGCCACCAAGGGAAAGCCACATTCGATCTTCACCTGCACCATGACCCCGTGCGGAATGATTTCGCTCACCTTCCCGACAAGATGATTGCGCGCGCTCGTTATGCCACTGCCCGCTTGTTCCAACACCACATCTTCGGCTCGAATACAGACGAACACCGGCGAGCCAATTTCATCTGATCCCAAGCCTTTGAGCGTCGTTCCATTGACGCGGACGGTGGCCAGCCCGTTTGCTTGCTCGATCACATGACCCTGTACGACGGTTTCCACTCCCACAATCTGCGCGACCTCAGCATTCTTGGGACGAGAAAACACGTCTTGTGGTGAGCCAACCTGCAACACCTGACCATTCTCCATCACCGCGATCACATCACCCAGCGTCAATGCCTCGGTCCAATCATGCGTCACGATCGTCTCAAAGAAGCTTTGCAGTGTGGGATGAGCGGCGAGATAAGCTTTGGGAACGACCAGATCATACCGAGCCTCCTGGAGCGGAACGAAGTCGAGCCCATAATAGTTTGCGGCGAAGCGCACACCGACGCCAACGTCGGCCTGCCCCTCGGAGATCAAGCGCGCCACATGAAAGTGCGACGACGCAAGCCGGTCATAGCCCTTCACGCGGTTGGATGGCACACCGGCTGCCGATAACCTCTGATCGAGAAGAATCCGCGCACCCGCGCCCGATTCCCGATTGATGAATCGCACGTCGGGACGCGCCAGATCCGTGATTGCTCGAATACCCTTGGGGTTGCCGGCGGACACTATGAGGCCCTCTTCCCATCGGGCGAATGTCACGATGTCCACGTCGTATCCTTTGAGATGCCGCTTCACATAGGGCAGATTCGATTCGCCCGACGTGCTATCGACAATGTGGAGACCAGCAATATGAACTTCTCCTCGTTTCAATGCCTCTAGCGCGGCGCCACTGCCCATTGTCCATCCGACCACCGTAGACGTGTTCGTATGACGCCGCAAATATTCGCCAGCGAGAAAGATGGCGGGATCGCATCCCGCTACCGCAATTTCCTGCTCGATCAAGTGACGATCTCGTATCAACTGTACCCGCACAGAGCGCGCGCCTTTGTCCGCGCGCGAGGAAGAAGTTACCGAGCCGGAAAACAATCCGTCGGCGGGAATCGCATAATTTAATACCTCACCGAGATCAGCCACCGGACGCACGACTAAACGATTCCCGATGTGGGCCACTTTTACTCGTGCATGATGAGCGAGTGAGTCGGTGCCCAATCCGGCGATCAACTCACCCTGTACCATTTCACCGGTAGAGATGAGGCGGAAGAGGTCCTCCACGCGACAGTTGAGAACTCCTGCAAGGCGAAGCGCCACCGCAGTGGTGGGAAGATATTGATTGGCCTCGATCGCACAGACAGCCTGCCGCGTAACCTGAGCTGATGCTGCCAAATCGCTTTGCGACAGACCCTTGGCAGTCCTCAACATCCTCAAATTATTCTCGATGTTACTTGCTGGTTCAGCGCGATGTCGCTCGCCCATGCAGACCCAAATACACGTATACTTTCATAATGTCAAGTATAAATGCGTACAGCCTGTGGAAATCCCCGTAGAATGGCGGATTCTTGGGTTAGAAACAGAATCTGAACCGGTGCCGCTCCTTTATCCTGGTCAGCAGGTCGGCCAATGCTTCTATACCAAATGAAGGTGATGAAGGTGACCACTTCTAGCTGCCGAATTTCGGGAGGGGGAACCTAGCGTCAGGATAACTCAATGGTTGGCTAAGAACTTTGATTGTGCTGTAAGGGTCGATGGTTTCCACAGCCCTGTAAGGGGTTCAGAGAAAATTGCAATTGAAGGAAGCCCCCGGAGGACCGGAGGCCTCCCATTGAAGCGGCGCAGTGCTTCAAGGCATGGGCCTCAATCCACTCCTTCGATCCACGCGCGACGCTGATCAGGGCCTCGAGGTCGTTGAGACCGAACGAGGTGCCGTTGCGCCATTCACCGGACTGATCCTCGAACGGCCGAGAGAAAGTCGTCGCGAAGAACGGTCCTTTCTCGCCGACGTTCTCCCAGATCGTGGCCTTGATGTTGCCGCATCGCAGTGTGTTTACCGGTTGTTTGGATGGTTTTCTGGCAGCCATCTTGTTTCCTCCTTTGGTTTGAAATGAAGGTGGCTCTCTCACGAGAACTAGAGCGCCAACGCACAGTTCAAGGAGGAAACACGAGGCAAGTGCCGGTGCAGGCGGAGCGGAGAGGATCAAGCAGCGGGAGTGACGGGGGCCTGGCGCGAGCGGTGCGCCTCGCAGGTATTGGCCGGTTGGACACTGCTGGGAGGTGGCGGAGCTCAATCGACAGAGCAGCGGCTTTGCCATCTACTTGGGGGTCAGTTCTGTTCGGGTCAGTTCGGTTGAGTTTAGGCGATTGTTGCCGCAGAGAGAACACGCTGCGAACACGGATGGTTTGTCCTGAGCGATCCCATTGTCGTCTGAGAGCTCTGAATTGACCAGGTTTCAGCCAAAGAACAGGACCTACTGTTGACGATCATGGCTCCAAACGGGATGTCGGACTGGGTTCACAATGTTTAGGTGTGCCTGCAATTTTCAATGGGAGGACGAATTGTTTCCTCCGCTGCAGATTCTGCATCGTCGTTCGGTGAAATAGCCATTTCATTTGGGTTAGCCGCGGATTGGTCGAATAAGTGTCGTTTGACGGCACGTCAGGTGGCGCGGTATACTGTTGAGTGGTACGAGCTACTTTCCTCCTCTGCGCGCCTCCCGCATCCCCGTTCCCTGTTCTGCGCGATCCCATAGTCAAGTTGCTCTTACGCTCCCTGTGTGACCTGTGGAATTGGTTTAGTCTGGCGTAGAGGTCGAATATCGGGTTGGGGCGGGAGTCACGCCTGCCTTACGTGCGCTTCGGTAGTCATGGTGGAGCATGAGATCCAAACTTACGAAAGGAGTTTCTTGATGAGCATCACTTCGGTTTGGAGGCGGGGCAGCGGAAAGAAGAAGAAAATCAGATCCACTTTGAAGCCGAAAATTCGATGGGAACTGCTGGGTTTGTCGGATCCCGGTCTGGTTGAACCAACCGCGATCGAAACGATTCGAAGAGAGATCTCGTCGGTTGCGAGTCAAGGCGTGGGACACGGCACCCGCTCGGGGTCCCCAGAGCAAGATCCAAAAGGACGCGGCCGGAATCATCACTCCGATGGGAAACGAGCCAGACGCCGTGGTGCAACGAATACCAACTGAACAGTAAGTCAGAACACGCAGCCTCAACAATAAGATTGTCTTTCTTACCAAGGAGGACGCCATCGGACGAGCAGGCAAGACCACACTCGCGAAACGCGATCGGGAAAAGGCATTGCAGAGACAGCGTCAGGATAAGGAAGCGAAGCGAGCCCTCCGCAAGGCTGAAAAAGCGTCGCGTCCTTCCGCACCAGAAGGGGAAGACCCGGATTTGGTCGGACTCCGATGGGGCCCACAAGCTCCTCTATTCTGACCGTAGGTCGTCGCGAAGTGTCGAAGCCAGGCGCCACTGACAATTCAGCGCGCAGCCATTCGATCACGATGCGACGGTAGTGCATATGCTCCTTCAGCGTAAGCTGTTTCGTGCCCCAAGACAAATGTAGAGAGCCTTCGCCTGGCTCAGCGTGTCGGCCGCACAAAGGAGCCATCATGGGCAAACGAGTCCTGTATGTCGGCGGTCTTTCGGAGACGATCTCAGACAGGGACCTCCTAAACCTCTTTGGATCCTATGGGGTCGTCGCCCGTGCCTATATCGTTCGGCATAAGCACACTGGCAAATCGGCCGGCTATGGATTTGTGGAAATGGGCTCCGGCGAACAAGCCCTTCATGCCGTGGTGGCTCTTGAAGGCGCACTAGTTGACGGCAACCGTCTGAGGCTGTATGTCACGCCCTACGTAGCTGCCAACTCATAATGCCAACTGCGGAAACGAGAGGAGTACCGATGAGCCGCATCAACCTAGAACCGCTCATGACTTTACCGGACGGGTCGCAGTTGGTCATCAGCACGCAGCACGTGAGAGATGGGGATTTCTCCTGTGCCCTCTATAGCGCCACGATCGAGGCAGATGACCAGGCCGTATTTCGGATCATTTCAAACCATCTCGCGGCATCGTCTTGTCTGGGGGCGCAAACGCATGCATATGACTATGCAGTTCGGATGTTCGCCCATACGAGAGAAGTCATAAAGAAGCCGCCGTACCTAATTTGGCCAGGCCCCCAGTCCCATAGCCAAGCATAGGAAATTGTCAGACCAGCGACACTCCATGCCAGGTCTCAGAAGGTCCCCGCGTGGGTCGTCACAGGTCGCGATGGATGGAAACACACTGGCAAGGAACCACACACCTACAATCAGAGGGAGACACCAACACGATGAGCGATGCCAAGCCCAGCAATCCGCGATCCACATCCAGTTGGATACGCATTCCTGACGGGACGAAGGTCAGGCATCGTCACGAAGGACAGGAAGGCTTTATTGATGGAACGACCGAGCTGGTCATCGGGCCGCAGCGAAACCCTGATAAGAAGACCCAGTACCGGGTGAATGTCGGAACGCCAGCCCGACAGCTCGTGGCAGAAGACGATCTCTGCATTCTGCTTGATGCCAAAGACCTCGTCATCATGGTGAAGCAAACCGAGGCCTATCGTCGTTTCGTCACCGACCAGTTACACAGTGTCTTCGCTGACGACCGCTTTATCAAGCGGGCCTGAGCATCGACGACGCACGACTAAGAGTGTTCACGCCGGAACTTGTGTACGGCAGCATACCTGGCACGGCCAGGTCGTGGATCATATATGGTCCTTCAAAGAATTGCCGGCGCTATGGGGCTGAGTTCATAGGAAGGAGCTATGGCGATCACC from Nitrospiraceae bacterium includes these protein-coding regions:
- a CDS encoding substrate-binding domain-containing protein; the protein is MLRTAKGLSQSDLAASAQVTRQAVCAIEANQYLPTTAVALRLAGVLNCRVEDLFRLISTGEMVQGELIAGLGTDSLAHHARVKVAHIGNRLVVRPVADLGEVLNYAIPADGLFSGSVTSSSRADKGARSVRVQLIRDRHLIEQEIAVAGCDPAIFLAGEYLRRHTNTSTVVGWTMGSGAALEALKRGEVHIAGLHIVDSTSGESNLPYVKRHLKGYDVDIVTFARWEEGLIVSAGNPKGIRAITDLARPDVRFINRESGAGARILLDQRLSAAGVPSNRVKGYDRLASSHFHVARLISEGQADVGVGVRFAANYYGLDFVPLQEARYDLVVPKAYLAAHPTLQSFFETIVTHDWTEALTLGDVIAVMENGQVLQVGSPQDVFSRPKNAEVAQIVGVETVVQGHVIEQANGLATVRVNGTTLKGLGSDEIGSPVFVCIRAEDVVLEQAGSGITSARNHLVGKVSEIIPHGVMVQVKIECGFPLVAMVTRGALEDLSLNVGSSVIAAMKAGAVHLVPRA
- a CDS encoding RNA-binding protein; translated protein: MGKRVLYVGGLSETISDRDLLNLFGSYGVVARAYIVRHKHTGKSAGYGFVEMGSGEQALHAVVALEGALVDGNRLRLYVTPYVAANS